Part of the Ascaphus truei isolate aAscTru1 chromosome 16, aAscTru1.hap1, whole genome shotgun sequence genome, GAGAGAGGAATCAGCCAGTggctaaccgctatggtaatgaaggggttaaatagtagGAACtgctttgttggtggtagagggggtgggtgacgcTTGTAGTTGTCCCAGGATGGGTGGTTAAACCTCCCGGGTGGGTTGCAGGAAGAGTGAACCCCCTCACTACGCGGCTATGGTGAAGTTAAGTGCCTCAGGCATTTGCAGGATGGGGGACAAGGGGGTGGGATTCTCCTCCATTGGCCTCTGCCAAAGCGTTAATTCCCACAGCAGCGGGCAAACAGCTGGTTACATCTGTTTGTATTTGAAGCAAAACTATTTCCAATCACTGAAAACATGGGAACCAAAGTAAAGCCAGTAAAATCAATTAGcttgatgtgtttttaataagATCCTTTTGCAAGGTCTTCTATAAAATTGTTTTTAGAATTGTTAAAATGACTTTTGAAAAGGGCAATACAGTCCACATTGGGTTATTTTATTACCAGGATTTGGTAAATAAACTTCccacattgttacatagttacataaaaagacatatgtccatcaagtttaaccgaTGCTAaacttagacgacagatacttatcctatatttgtatatacagcatattgatccagagtaaggcaaacaaaaaaccccagtgaaacattatccaattatATGACAAGCGAAAAAATGTATTCTTTCCTGGCTCCAAATAttgacaatcagatttctccctggatcaacatccttcccatgtttacttatttggtatatccctgaatacctttcattccaaaaagatgtccaacctttaatttcagatatctattgtgtctgccatcacagtctccatgggaaaTTATGACAGGACTTTTAAACTCACTAATATAAACTGGTTCCCACTTACTCAATCTGTGCTGTGCAATTTCCTACCCGTCTGAAACATCCTGTGGTGTCTCTACTCTaaattcagctgtctcacattttaatctggtctgtaactgttacatacgcccaaaACATATattgtccctaactgtccatgaaatgtctgtgaatgtctctctgcgatatcatcatgGATGTCCCTCCGACAacataaacttaacatggcaaaaacagagctcctcatacttcctcccaaacctggccctactacctccttccacaggccctcattctctctcatctcgattactgtaacctcctgctgtctggccttctggCCTCTCAccagtctcccctacaatctatcctaaacgctgctgccagaatcgctctactctttcttaaatctgtctcagtgtctcccctgctgaaatcacaattctcctcctcacttgtaAAGCTTTAtattcttctgctcctccttacatctcagctctaatttctcgctatgcaccatcccgactcttgcgttctgctcaaggatgtcttctcttttctctctaccccttttgtatctaaagccctctcctgccttaaacctttctcactgactgccccacacctctggaatgcccttcccctcaatatccgactggcaccctctctatccacctttaagacccaactcaaaacacacctccttaaggaAGCTTATGAGTAGCGctatgagtgatagttttacaccGTATACATACATTTTGGCCCCTGCTAAATCCtttctaccaaccaattagattgtaagctctttggagcagggactacctttccaaaatgttgttgttatgtctgaagcacttctctcctttatgtgttatttgtattatttgttttttatatgattgtcacgtgtattactactgggaagcactatgtgcattaatggtgctatataaataaagacatacataaatacatacaaggtGGAGCCATGTATTGTCATTATAAGTCTGtgtccaggatatacttgaaaacgagaggtaactcttaatgcattatttcctggtaaaacatttgatacataaataaataaataaatatatatatgtatcaaagaaaaaaaagtcCTATTAAAATGTAAATGGGACTTTCTTCTTTGATGCACACAGAGGTTATTTTGCACCAAAATggctccacttttgccttgatacatatgccgCTAAGTCTTCATCACAAGCATTGAAAACACGCAGTTTTGAAATTCTATAACTGGACGAAGTAGATGATAAAAGAATAAACTGGATTTTCCTCACCAActtccccaacccccccttcTTTCTGTTTCAGAAAAACTTGTCAAATAaagatattaaaaataaaaacatatatatattttttttttttgtttaacaaGCTGATTACTGGAACAGGGCAAAATAAAATCATCTCAGTGTTTATATAAAGATAACAGTAAATTGCCCACTTCTTGGAAGCTTAAGGGCCCTCAGGCAATTGATTATTCTATATATAGCTTATTAGCAACACTGTCACGTAGCTGACAGGGGGCGGGCGGAGATCCAGAACGAGGCTAAGACCCGCCCTTGTGAAACCGGTCTATCTCCGCGGCAGTCTGGAAGTCACGTGACGTGAGTCACGTGACAGACCGGGGCCATAGACCCAGGAAGTGAAGCGGGCAGCATGGAGAGATATGACAAAGGGTCTCTGAACGCGGCGCCCGCCCTGGCCCCGGACTTCAGGCAGTAAGTGTTGCAGCTCTCCCAGGCCGGGCCCCGCGTCCCCCTGGGGTTTGGCGTTAGTCTCCCCTGAAAGACACGTCACTGTAGCCCGGCCTGGGATTCCTCCTGAGCTTCAAGGAGAAAGATACAATGTATCAAGAAGAATAGGTGGCTACATAAGCGAGTATTTGAAGGGGAGAAGGACTGGGTTAGGGAGGGGAGAGTTGCTGGGTTAGGGAGAGGAGAGGTTCCGGTGAGAGGAGAGGTGTTTTGCGAGGAGGGGTGTTGGAAGAGGATGGGTGCTGGGAGTGGATATCAAGTGTCCTCATAGCTGAATCTTTAATGTGATCAAGTCTCCAAAGGTTCCTAGGGATGTGCATGGGAAAGGGCTTTGAATGTATGGTAACTTGAGATAAACATCCTTATGTTGCATTTCTCATGTAATCCCCAAATAAATAATCTGAGGCGTTTGGGAATTTGGTGAATATTGGGGCTAATCCTGGGACTGCATGGTTGATAATGCACTGTCGGTGTCCTTGCTGTGGCCTCTAGGATATATGCCTTTTCTGGCCCAGAGTGATATGATCTAATCACTCCCAGTTCCTGAATTACCTCCTGTAGtactagtattttttttttttttttttaaacccactcACTTCACATTCAATTCACAGGTCGAGTTTGAATGACTGTCACTttgacctttaaaaaaaaaatgaatgatcaattctattatattttgtttctaaACAAGTGGCACATCCTACCTGAGATTAAATAGAATGAATTCCTTGGTCCATTGTGCTTGTTTTTCATAAATATGAACTTAGATACGTTCTTGGCTTTTAATTGGTTTGTGGAAAGTAGtagcaaactttaaaaaaaaatgcattaccAAGTGAATTCCTGTAAGTTTTATGCTTAATAGGTCTTGTGGATTTGGTTCTTGCAATAAATAGTTGTTAAACACCTTACCACATGAGTAATCCACATACCTTTACAAACATTCTGTTTTAGTATTCTCCTGAAGAAATATGAATGCAATGTGTTTTTTCTTaagatgcacatactgtatgtacttaacACATCAACTCAGTAGAGCCGGGGTGCTAAACGCCAGTcctcaccctccacccccccaccccccatatcaatcattgagccacctgtgctgatgctgggatatcctgaaaacctgacctgttggggatgtttgaggactggagttgagcacccctgcagtaGAGTATCCATATGGCTAGTGTTGTGGTCTTCTGTTTTATTAGTGCAGTTGGTGTCCCCCTTTCACAATTTGTATAGAATGGCTAAGGATTAATCTGAATATCCAAACATAGAGTATGTACAAATGCTGAAAGGGGACTTCAGTTCTATTGGCATCGCCATGTGTATACAGCATCAACTGGTTTTAAAGTCTTTGAAAGCCAAAATATTGATCCCTGTGATACTGTTTAATGTAAATAATATACCCTGAGCAAACCAGTTCTCAAGACCAGTTGGTATACGTCGTTTCTGGTGTCACTCACACTTTCGTGGAGGGTgcacaataaatacaaaatattacTCTGCCTGAAATCTGTGCCAAATGTTTTTTGTATACAGTAGATAAGTATATGCACGTTTAACAGTGCTCAGTGttgacatttttattaataatgacTAGTATTTGTAAATTCCTTTTTAATAGGTCAACATAGGAGTACGTGAATCAGAGAACTCGCACACTCTTTCTCAAAACATCTGCCCCGTTTCATCCCAATCGCAGTGTGCACCACAGCGATAACCTTCAGTAGTTTTCCACTTCCGATAAATGTTTATCGAATATTAATAATGTATTATAATAAATACTATTAATATTAAAATGTTGtggtaatggttttttttttcccaccgCAACATATATTGATaaggaagattttttttttttttttttaaacttgacaCCAAGTGGAATAGAGCACAATAATGCACTGTACATATGAGTGTGCACATTTAGTTAACATTGTACTCTTGTCTCTTATTTTCCAGGAATGAAGGTTCCTTATTGTCTACGCTAAAGACTCTCCTATTCTTCACTGTTTTAATGATCATGTTGCCGATTGGACTCTACTTCTCTTCGAAGGTCTATGTGTTTGAAGGTCGGTGCTCTCTTTCCCAGTTCATTGTAATAACCATATCAACTTGAATGTGTTTCTTGCATTCTTCGTCCCCttaggacaggggtggccaactccagtcctcaagggccaccaacaggtcaggttttaaggttgtttttgcttcagcacaggtggctgtcaatctgagccacccgtgctgaagcaggaatatccttaacctgacctgttggtggtccatgCAGACTGGAGTTTGCAACACCTGCTTTTGGAGATTTTGCATACATTATTTAAACAAACACCATTGTGTTATATTGAGTTATATCACAGATGTAGAGCTTTGATTAAAAACATGGTAAACAGCTGAAAACATTTCTTGATAAGAAATTCAGTTAATGAAATATTAATTTtcctaaaaaaaaatttttaatttatttttttaactgggTGGGGTGTTTGGATTCCTCAACCTGAGAAGACACATTTTGGCTTCTTTATTTACTGTGTTTAAAATTGGGTATTAAGGATTCActgttaattttttatttattctgctttCCAGCTACACTTGGAATGTCCAACAGGGACAGTTATTTTTATGCTGCCATAGTGGCAGTGGTTGCTGTCCACGTGGTTTTGGCTTTGTTTGTTTACGTGGCATGGAATGAAGGCTCGCGGCAGTGGCGTGACGGAAAAGAAGATTAAGTgcttccttttttgtttttgacacctcttaaaaaaataaataaaaactttccTGTTTTCCCTTGGGACAATGAGAAATAAATTACTACTCATCCAGTCTATAGAAGTGTATGTGTTTAGGGTACAGCCAATGACATTTACTTTGTATAGTACTCCTTTTCTTGGAAAATTCAATTCTTGAATCTTATTTGGTAAAATGATACTGAATTTGTTTAGATAGCTATGTTTCTGTACAAAaaagcttttttttgttttgtttttgtttaatgcATTGTCATTTCAAGCGTCCACCATTCGCAAGTTATGTGAATTCTGTGGTCCTTATTCAGGAAGATGAGAAGCTGGAAGGATTCTAGAGCTATTCATTTAAATGGAGCTAATCTCATAGGGGACTTTGTTGGTGTCACATTTATGAGTATCTGTGTTGCTTGGTGATATGGCGTCCAAAATATATTGAGGTATACGCGTGTGCAAAAATGACTCTTGCAGGTGCTGAAAACTCGATGGTGAAATCCCATAGTAATTAGGCCAAGAGTAACTCTCCAATCTTGGTCAAGTGTTGAGTATTTATTCATTACAGTTCCAAAGTGCTGGGAAACGGGTTcgggcgaggagaatcctgcttgtgcagccaacacaacgtagacaaacaaattcctcgaaatgcaggtctcctctaggacagaggtacaaagtacaggtctcctctaggacagaggtgaGTGGAGCTCTACTCTGTACAAGTTtacaatgcaattctccattaaTTCTAACAGCCAAGAGCAGAGGagaaacaacgtttcaggtcccatatggccCTTTCATCAGGTGGTGAAAGCTCGATATGGGACCTGAAAGGTcgtttctcctctgttcttgggtgttgcaataaatgaagaattgtattgtgaacttgtgagtagagctctactttgtacctctgtcctagagcagacctgcattttgaggaatttgtttTGAGTATTTATTTATCCAATGTTTTGGTCCAACACATTGGACAAACAAGGTTAACACATTGAGGGGTCACCGCTTGTTAACCTGAGAAAGGACTGTTGTGTTGGACCGAAACGGATGAATAAATTCTAACCACTTGACCACGATTGGAGGGTTACTCTTTTACCTAATTTCTTTGGTGATCTGTCGTGCCGTTAACTGGAGTTACACTCCCCATTTCCAAACTTCTAAATATTTGCTGTCTTAATGTAACGTTTTCTTATTGGAATTGCTTCTGGAAACCCAAACGTTTATTCTCCTCTCTGCTGTCTCTTATCCACTCCATTTTATTTAGCAACATTACATGGATTttgcccccgcctccccccctatTGTTGGTCTTAAAATTATTGAAGCTTTTGCCCCAACCCCAAATCTGTGTGTAAAATTGATTTTGGTGAACTCGGTAGAATAAAGATACCACAACTATATACAAACCTGTTTATATAAATGTTTATTGCAAACCAGTGTGCATTGCTGCGGATGAAAGGTATAATGTATACATGTCACCCGGCGGAAAAACaggtgcaaaacaaaaaaaaaaactgcaccagatttattaaacgGGGGGAAAAAATCCATTAATTGCAACATACTGCACACTAATAATGGCCGGATTGGTTCTGGAGAAGTGTAAATTCCTTGCAGGGTGTGATACTTTTTAGGCGATCAACGGGAGTTATTCACAGGTGTAATTATAGTATATAGTATctctctgcacccatccacaatgagattcaatagctttattttttttttttttctcaaatactATTGGGCTTTTTTCTCAAGTTGTGTAAAATTCACCATacactttaaataaatcagcatagtaatataagataatactgactgcaatttttttccctccctctctccatcctctctccatcctctctccatcctctccccatcctctccctggtCTTCTCCTCATCCTTCCTCAGATcctcttctctccttcctcccccccctcccagccataTAATCAGCATCCTCAGATCCCCCTCCTCCATGCCTATCTGGATAATGGAGACAGgctgggggagatggtatgcggtgaCGGGCCCCCGGCTTAAAGAATTAGCCGGTTTTAAGAATCATTAGAGGCAGATAGCAGCACGTGGTGGGGAGTGCGCTCCTtccctgcagtcctgctctgcCTCAAGTGATTCTTCCGGCTAATTCTTTACCGCCGGGGGGCCCACCACCGCCGCATaccatcatctctccccccccccgcctgtctcTACAGGGGGGCAGAGCACAGGTTATTCAATGCCACTGTGCTGCGGTATGTTTTATAGTTCTGTGGTATATGAGAAGGAAAAAGAATGGCAGGGCACAGTGTAAATGCAGCTTTATGTCAAGCACAACACAGAGCAATGTAAGACCAAACTCGCATGCTCCCAGGCAAAAGCAATTTGACCCCTGCGTTCCGGGGTATGTCGACCGGAGATTCCACTCCTCGGCACTGGTCTACCACACCTCATCTACATGCGTAGCCGGCCGATGAGGTCACAGATGGAGGCGGGGCCACATTCCTTAGCAATGTAGTGAGAGATGTCACAGCAGTCCACTTATACCTTGTTTGAACCCCACGCACTTCACTCAAAGGTGAGTTTCCTCAGGGGTCCATTAAAGGGACCTAAATCAGTTGGTTTAAATTGTATTCACCATTGCTGGTTGCTTTATGcttctcttttcccccccaaatTGCACAGGAACACATTTGTTACTAAATGTTCTTTGAATTTACGTACGTTGGGTCTTTGACAAGCTTTTAAgatacagggcctcatgcagagagcatagaattttaaaaatggcgaatttcataaaaagtagcttttttagagagttttattctccatatgcagaaaagtgcgaattctgctatgtttaacatggatgcgtgtggcgagtttaaattggcgagatgcgcgcttcagaaacgtgtaaaaacaaattcgcgccttttttttcccctttactataggcggcgagcgccatcttgccatattttcgtggcgcggcaaaaatgcgagaatcgcgcctttttttggcgcgaacagccgctacttgccgttcgcacctctctgcattcggagagttttaaaaatggcgcgatggaggttctcgccagccgcgaggcgagttttaaacatagaaataaaaaaatggcgcgtttttcgcaactcgccattttatgccgttttctgagggaaattgaacaaaaaatggcgagttttgaaataacgatgctctctgcatgaggcccacagtgcCTGTTTGCAAAGTAAACCATACTACCTATGCTATTTCTCCACCACctttaatgtatatatttttttaattaggaTAATtacaatgtcttttttttttaagatgtttATCATCTGAGTGACAGATTCCTTAAAGGTACAGTCCCACTTTTTCTGCTCAAACAATATTTTACAGATTGCATTGGCCCTCCCTATTTCGTCAAAACCCCCACTCACCAGAGAGACATTATCCGGCGCTTTTCTGTTGGAAAATAATATCAACGGAACAGCCACTAAAAGAAAGGTTTTTCTGTTTGTGCCCGAGAAAAGTGGATTGCTGTTGTTCCTTTTGCAAAGTTAAATTGGCAACTTTATGCATACAAGTATAAAACCATAACCTGGCACGAATAGCtgattttgtaaaaaataatTGAGCAAACTATTTCCTGGCATGCTCAAACCGGTTGGACAGAAAAAGTGGTATGAGTGCGAGCTGTATATTAATACAGCACCTTTCAGGCATAAACCAAGTTGTAACTTCTGCAGTTTTATCCGGCGGTGCAGGGCAGTTTTATGCAGCGGTGCAGGGCAGTTTTATCCGGCAGTGCAGGGCAGTTTTATCCGGCAGTGCAGGGCAGTTTTATCCGGCAGTGCAGGGCAATTGTCTCTGGCAGTGGAGGGCAGTTTTATCCGGCAGTGCAGGGCAGTTGTCTCTGGCAGTGCAGGGCAGTTTTATCTGGCAGTGCAGGGCAGTTGGATGTTGATTTGCATTGCTGAAAAATGTTTGCAGTAATTACTTGTTATGAATCAAAAAGATCATCACTATTTAATAATTCAAGGTACTTACTCCTCCCATTCTAATCCCAAACTAGACCACCATGATGTATGAAGGCAGTGGGGCTCAACTtcagccctcaagaccccccaacatgttgggatatccctgcttcagcacaggtgactcaatcagtggctcagtctcttaaactgggatatccttaatCTGAACTGTTTGGGGGGGTTTTAAGGACTGGAGgtgagcacccctgcattaagggCATATTTTAACCCCTAAAGCAACAGCTtgtgtcatactgtatgtgtatttcggGATGACACTACACTTGTATTCATGTTGAATTCTTATTTTAGATCCATCTACAAATAACTGGTGACTAGGTCACCGAGATGTTAAACACATCTGTTGTATAAAGCGCGTGTATAACATTTGTATAGAACAGATGTTGTTCCCTGCaaagaatatttttattttgcaggaCCAGCACTGGGTGTGGGCATACTGCGACTGGCAACTGCCAATACTTTTATACTTCTTAGCTTATGGTTTTAATGAAAGAAAATCCCTGTCAAAAGAATGTCTCCTGTGGTGGGCAGATATGCTGAAGGACCCAGATTACATGCACTAGTAACTCTAACCATGATGATTGTTGTGTGTCAAAGGAAGATAGGCTGAGCTAAAATGTATCAATGGTGagtgttttcaggatatccctgcttcagcacaggtggctcagtctttgactgagccacctttgctgagacagggactgattgagccacctatcctgaaaacctgacctgttgggggtgtcttgaggacaaACCGAAGCTTGTAAAGTTCCTTTTAGATCAGGGctagccagctccagtcctcgagccaccaacaggccaagttttcaggacataactacttcagcacaggtggctcaatcaatggctcagctgaagcagggatattctgaaaacctgccctgttgggggtacttgaggactggagttggccagccctgtctTAATATGACCATATCCAcacaactacttgttggtccaattaaaggtatcataccccctactccctctccctcctgtgttactacacggagcaaaaataaaaagtgacattgtcagaattgctgctt contains:
- the VMA21 gene encoding vacuolar ATPase assembly integral membrane protein VMA21 translates to MERYDKGSLNAAPALAPDFRQNEGSLLSTLKTLLFFTVLMIMLPIGLYFSSKVYVFEATLGMSNRDSYFYAAIVAVVAVHVVLALFVYVAWNEGSRQWRDGKED